In one Streptomyces sp. NBC_00597 genomic region, the following are encoded:
- a CDS encoding class II fumarate hydratase, with product MTDDQNQGPYRTEHDSMGEVRVPAHAKWRAQTQRAVENFPVSGQRLERAHIEALALVKAAAATVNAKLGVVDEDVAEAIRSAAAEVAGGRWDEHFPVDVFQTGSGTSSNMNTNEVIATLASERLGRDVHPNDHVNASQSSNDVFPSSIHIAATAAVTRELIPALEHLAAALERKAAEFAEVVKAGRTHLMDATPVTLGQEFGGYAAQVRYGIERLRAALPRLAELPLGGTAVGTGINTPPGFSAAVIAEVAAATGLPLTEARNHFEAQGARDALVETSGMLRTIAVSLTKISNDLRWMASGPRTGLAEINLPDLQPGSSIMPGKVNPVVPEAVLMVAAQVTGNDTTVAVAGAAGNFELNVMLPVMARNLLESIRLLGNASRLLADRTIDGITANEARAREFAESSPSVVTPLNRYIGYEEAAKVAKRALAERKTIREVVLESGYVDRGDLTLEQLDEALDVLRMTRP from the coding sequence ATGACCGATGATCAGAACCAGGGCCCCTACCGGACCGAGCACGATTCGATGGGCGAGGTACGGGTGCCCGCGCACGCCAAATGGCGAGCTCAGACCCAGCGCGCGGTGGAGAACTTCCCCGTCTCCGGGCAGCGCCTGGAGCGCGCCCACATCGAAGCGCTCGCACTCGTCAAGGCGGCGGCCGCCACGGTGAACGCGAAGCTCGGGGTGGTGGATGAGGACGTGGCCGAAGCGATCCGGTCCGCCGCCGCGGAGGTGGCCGGGGGCCGCTGGGACGAGCACTTCCCCGTCGACGTGTTCCAGACCGGGTCCGGGACCTCGTCCAACATGAACACCAACGAGGTGATCGCCACCCTGGCGAGCGAACGCCTCGGCCGCGACGTCCACCCCAACGACCACGTCAACGCCTCGCAGAGCTCCAACGACGTGTTCCCGTCCTCCATCCACATCGCCGCGACCGCCGCCGTCACGCGCGAGCTGATCCCGGCCCTGGAACACCTGGCCGCCGCCCTGGAGCGCAAGGCCGCCGAGTTCGCGGAGGTGGTGAAGGCGGGCCGGACCCACCTGATGGACGCCACTCCGGTGACCCTGGGCCAGGAGTTCGGCGGGTACGCCGCCCAGGTGCGCTACGGCATCGAGCGGCTGCGGGCGGCCCTGCCCCGGCTCGCCGAACTGCCGCTGGGCGGGACCGCGGTGGGCACCGGGATCAACACCCCGCCCGGGTTCTCCGCGGCCGTGATCGCCGAGGTGGCCGCCGCGACCGGGCTGCCGCTGACCGAGGCCCGCAACCACTTCGAGGCCCAGGGGGCGCGGGACGCGCTGGTGGAGACCTCGGGGATGCTCCGTACGATCGCCGTCTCGCTGACCAAGATCTCCAACGATCTGCGCTGGATGGCCTCGGGACCACGCACGGGATTGGCCGAAATCAATCTGCCCGACCTCCAGCCGGGCTCCTCGATCATGCCCGGGAAGGTCAACCCGGTGGTCCCGGAGGCCGTACTCATGGTCGCCGCACAGGTGACCGGCAACGACACGACCGTCGCCGTCGCGGGCGCGGCAGGCAATTTCGAGCTCAATGTGATGCTCCCGGTCATGGCCAGGAACCTGCTGGAATCGATCCGGCTGCTCGGTAACGCGAGCCGCCTGCTGGCCGACCGCACCATCGACGGGATCACCGCCAACGAGGCGCGGGCCAGGGAGTTCGCCGAGTCCTCCCCCTCCGTGGTGACCCCGCTGAACCGGTACATCGGCTACGAGGAAGCGGCCAAGGTCGCCAAGAGGGCCCTCGCCGAGCGGAAGACGATCAGGGAGGTCGTGCTGGAGTCCGGCTACGTCGACCGCGGCGACCTGACCCTGGAACAACTGGACGAGGCGCTGGACGTCCTGCGGATGACCAGGCCCTGA
- a CDS encoding ricin-type beta-trefoil lectin domain protein — translation MARVRTRPGLRSSFAAVAAVAAALGGVTAITPMAHAATGPAAAATPLSPELEAIRAAEAVKIYGDAAIRPLNERKTGLISLGDSEISGEGVGNYDPATNTPNNQCHRSPDSAIHRTGIPADLTFNVACSGGYTGNIRIGGSKQYADELVQSDSLAVKARNTKIKMVLLVAGANDDLQFGPVMTDCVTRWVLSQGTCEPKYGPGWQARVDGLKPKVESTVADLKTVMRDAGYADSDYKLVVMGYPSPIGPDFYDNPNFPGKLPGGCAGYDSDAAWGRNYAVPTFEKGMRAAALASGATYLDNSRLFQGHEVCMEDTWARGLYLDLGDHFPWDENTARQSFHPNYRGHGAFASCLTQLYNSGLREGSCADPASTGTPVLQAGAWDDLYRPLKNEATGNCLDANGGSSANETAVLGWDCHGGRNQGWWYDSANKSVHIELTHDRCLDAPGANYGAGTGLILWNCHGGANQQWVRDGATLRPAASPGMCLTVAAAHDRLRLQTCNGTANQRFV, via the coding sequence ATGGCACGTGTACGTACGAGACCCGGACTCAGATCTTCCTTCGCCGCCGTCGCGGCCGTCGCGGCCGCCCTCGGGGGCGTCACCGCCATCACCCCCATGGCCCACGCGGCCACCGGCCCCGCCGCCGCGGCGACCCCGCTCTCGCCCGAGCTGGAGGCCATCCGCGCGGCGGAGGCCGTCAAGATCTACGGCGACGCGGCGATCCGCCCGCTGAACGAGCGCAAGACCGGCCTGATCTCGCTCGGCGACAGCGAGATTTCGGGCGAGGGCGTGGGCAACTACGACCCGGCCACCAACACCCCGAACAACCAGTGCCACCGCTCGCCGGACTCCGCGATCCACCGCACCGGCATCCCGGCGGACCTGACCTTCAACGTCGCGTGCTCCGGCGGCTACACCGGCAACATCCGGATCGGCGGCAGCAAGCAGTACGCCGACGAGCTGGTGCAGAGCGACAGCCTCGCCGTCAAGGCCCGCAACACGAAGATCAAGATGGTGCTGCTCGTTGCCGGCGCCAACGACGACCTCCAGTTCGGCCCGGTCATGACCGACTGCGTGACCCGCTGGGTGCTCAGCCAGGGCACCTGCGAGCCCAAGTACGGTCCGGGCTGGCAGGCGCGCGTCGACGGCCTCAAGCCCAAGGTCGAGTCCACCGTCGCCGACCTCAAGACGGTGATGCGCGACGCGGGCTACGCCGACTCCGACTACAAGCTCGTCGTGATGGGCTACCCCAGCCCCATCGGGCCCGACTTCTACGACAACCCGAACTTCCCCGGCAAGCTCCCCGGAGGCTGCGCCGGCTACGACTCCGACGCCGCCTGGGGCCGCAACTACGCGGTGCCCACCTTCGAGAAGGGCATGCGCGCGGCCGCCCTCGCCTCGGGCGCGACGTACCTGGACAACTCGCGTCTCTTCCAGGGCCACGAGGTGTGCATGGAGGACACCTGGGCCCGCGGCCTCTACCTGGACCTCGGCGACCACTTCCCGTGGGACGAGAACACCGCCCGCCAGTCCTTCCACCCCAACTACCGCGGCCACGGCGCGTTCGCTTCCTGCCTGACCCAGCTCTACAACTCGGGCCTGCGCGAGGGTTCCTGCGCCGACCCGGCGAGCACCGGCACGCCCGTACTCCAAGCCGGCGCCTGGGACGACCTGTACCGGCCCCTGAAGAACGAGGCGACCGGCAACTGCCTCGACGCCAACGGAGGTTCCAGCGCCAACGAGACGGCCGTCCTGGGCTGGGACTGCCACGGCGGACGCAACCAGGGCTGGTGGTACGACTCGGCGAACAAGTCCGTCCACATCGAGCTCACCCACGACCGCTGCCTGGACGCCCCGGGCGCCAACTACGGGGCCGGCACCGGCCTGATCCTCTGGAACTGTCACGGCGGCGCGAACCAGCAATGGGTCCGCGACGGCGCCACCCTGCGCCCCGCGGCCTCCCCCGGCATGTGCCTGACCGTGGCCGCCGCCCACGACCGGCTGCGCCTGCAGACCTGCAACGGCACGGCGAACCAGCGCTTCGTGTAG
- a CDS encoding protein-L-isoaspartate(D-aspartate) O-methyltransferase, protein MAARTEEAGPQGLASALVQSGALHSDWLPTYKAVLRDRFVPDRIWPGIPDGTRQNPLVDRTTAPDAWLRAVFSDIPLTTQWDDGNHAGDGLGTTPSSSSSQPHMVFSMLADLDVRDGHRVLEIGTGTGWNAGLLSHRLGSGNVVSIEFDPEVAKGAGENLRGALLSPLVIVGDGRLGYAGGAPYDRVIATCSIGEVPSAWVEQTATGGVIVAPWGTEYGGEAIARLTVNDDGTASGHFTRSSAFMRLRQQRQNQPPHNEYLKDQEWPADGDRSTTTLSPAEVGGWLEQFVIGLCMPGAFWTVERYADGAYTLWTYSTDTKSWASADYEPERQEYDVVQCGLRRLWDETEAAYRWWVQQGRPGFDRFGLTADSNGGRTWLDSPNNLVTVHHSA, encoded by the coding sequence ATGGCCGCGCGCACAGAAGAGGCGGGCCCCCAGGGGCTCGCCTCCGCGCTCGTCCAGTCGGGCGCTCTGCACTCCGATTGGCTGCCGACATACAAGGCAGTCCTTCGAGACCGGTTCGTGCCCGACCGCATTTGGCCGGGCATCCCTGACGGCACCCGACAGAACCCGTTGGTGGACCGCACCACGGCCCCCGACGCCTGGCTCCGCGCGGTGTTCTCCGACATCCCTCTCACGACGCAGTGGGACGACGGCAACCATGCGGGTGACGGCCTCGGCACGACCCCGAGCAGTTCCAGTTCCCAACCACACATGGTGTTTTCGATGCTGGCCGATCTCGATGTGAGGGACGGCCATCGGGTCCTTGAGATCGGTACGGGTACGGGCTGGAACGCGGGTCTCCTCTCACACCGACTCGGGTCGGGGAACGTGGTCTCCATCGAGTTCGACCCCGAGGTGGCCAAGGGTGCGGGCGAGAACCTTCGGGGTGCACTCCTGTCCCCCCTGGTGATCGTGGGAGACGGCCGGCTGGGCTACGCGGGAGGTGCGCCGTACGACCGTGTCATTGCGACGTGCTCGATCGGTGAGGTTCCCTCCGCGTGGGTCGAGCAGACCGCTACCGGCGGGGTCATCGTTGCCCCCTGGGGAACGGAGTACGGGGGCGAAGCCATCGCTCGCCTGACCGTGAACGACGACGGCACGGCGAGCGGCCACTTCACCCGCTCCAGCGCCTTCATGCGCCTGCGACAGCAGCGCCAGAACCAGCCCCCGCACAACGAGTACCTCAAGGACCAGGAATGGCCCGCAGACGGCGACAGGAGCACAACGACGCTCTCTCCCGCCGAGGTCGGTGGGTGGCTCGAACAGTTCGTGATCGGGCTCTGCATGCCGGGGGCGTTCTGGACGGTAGAGCGCTACGCCGATGGCGCGTACACGCTGTGGACGTACAGCACCGACACGAAGTCGTGGGCCTCGGCCGACTATGAACCGGAGCGACAGGAGTACGACGTAGTTCAGTGCGGCCTCCGCAGGCTGTGGGACGAGACCGAAGCCGCCTACCGCTGGTGGGTGCAGCAAGGGCGACCCGGATTCGATCGCTTCGGCCTGACCGCAGACAGCAACGGCGGACGGACGTGGCTCGACTCCCCGAACAACCTCGTAACGGTTCACCACTCCGCATAG
- a CDS encoding DUF402 domain-containing protein: MTGTGGRGGGDDAQGTRWRPGEQVLWRYRDHAPDLKGAVHICRPVTVVRDTDELLAVWMAPGTECVKPVLADGTPVHEEPLATRYTAPRTTVRARWFGAGVLKLARPGDPWSVWLFWEHGWRFKSWYVNLEEPRTRWSGGVDSVDHFLDISVYPDRTWEWRDEDEFAQAQRSGLMDAEQAHRVQVAGRAAVDVIKAWGAPFSDGWQDWRPDPAWGVPALPEDWDRTPAHMTS; the protein is encoded by the coding sequence ATGACAGGTACCGGAGGCCGCGGGGGCGGCGACGACGCGCAGGGCACCCGCTGGCGGCCCGGGGAGCAGGTCCTCTGGCGCTACCGCGACCACGCCCCGGACCTGAAGGGCGCGGTCCACATCTGCCGCCCGGTGACCGTGGTGCGGGACACCGACGAGCTGCTGGCGGTGTGGATGGCCCCCGGCACCGAGTGCGTCAAGCCGGTGCTGGCCGACGGCACCCCCGTCCACGAGGAACCCCTGGCCACCCGGTACACCGCGCCGCGCACCACCGTGCGGGCGCGGTGGTTCGGCGCCGGCGTGCTGAAGCTGGCCCGGCCCGGGGACCCGTGGTCGGTATGGCTGTTCTGGGAGCACGGCTGGCGGTTCAAGAGCTGGTACGTGAACCTTGAGGAGCCGCGGACCCGGTGGTCCGGCGGGGTCGACTCGGTGGACCACTTCCTGGACATCTCCGTCTACCCGGACCGCACCTGGGAGTGGCGCGACGAGGACGAGTTCGCACAGGCCCAGCGGTCCGGTCTGATGGACGCCGAACAGGCCCACCGGGTGCAGGTCGCGGGGCGGGCGGCGGTGGACGTGATCAAGGCGTGGGGGGCGCCGTTCTCCGACGGTTGGCAGGACTGGCGGCCGGATCCCGCCTGGGGAGTTCCGGCCCTGCCGGAGGACTGGGACCGCACTCCGGCGCATATGACCTCATGA
- a CDS encoding DUF4153 domain-containing protein, whose translation MWQHQLRHQQAQARAAEKAASSIGNRVRPAEAAPIRTAALVAVLVGGLACAVLLGDGLGPGLLLAALPAMVAAYVSARAAGRTARPWTLVWVLGCVALLGVPALRDSAWPATLAILAVIVLAALALHGSRRWPGVLLSPAGFALTAVTGIRWAWQGLRTRGGGLRRDQWLPVAKATVVAAGLLLVFGALFASADAAFADLLGDLAPNVSLPYAPLRVLLFLLGVVLALAVARTAAAPHRWDRVKVAPGKARSRVEWGLPLIVLNLLFAGFNSVQLAVLFGGYRKVLESTGLTYSEYARQGFWQLLWATVFVLAVIGLALRWAPRGTAADRRFVRSVLGTLCLLTLVVVASAVRRMDLYVAAYGLTRLRLSVVTMELWLGLVIVLLMAAGVAGGRWLARAVVGSAALTVLAFGLLSPDGMVAERNVARFEQDGKIDLAYFRYLSADAAPALDRLPEPQRSCALLGIRDDLRSAGEAPWYATSLGERRAREVLRERPLAPSALKECGRLGGFGARSE comes from the coding sequence ATGTGGCAGCACCAGCTGCGCCACCAGCAGGCCCAGGCCCGGGCCGCCGAGAAGGCCGCGTCCTCGATCGGTAACCGGGTCCGCCCCGCCGAGGCCGCTCCGATCCGCACCGCCGCCCTCGTGGCCGTGCTCGTCGGCGGTCTCGCCTGCGCCGTCCTCCTCGGCGACGGCCTCGGCCCCGGGCTGCTGTTGGCGGCGCTGCCGGCCATGGTGGCCGCGTACGTCTCGGCCCGGGCGGCCGGCCGCACGGCCCGGCCCTGGACGCTCGTGTGGGTCCTCGGCTGCGTGGCCCTGCTCGGCGTTCCGGCCCTGCGCGACTCCGCCTGGCCGGCCACGCTGGCGATCCTCGCCGTCATCGTGCTGGCCGCACTGGCCCTGCACGGCAGCAGGCGGTGGCCGGGGGTGCTGCTCAGCCCGGCCGGGTTCGCCCTCACCGCGGTCACCGGGATCCGCTGGGCCTGGCAGGGCCTGCGTACGCGCGGTGGCGGCCTGCGCCGCGACCAATGGCTGCCCGTCGCCAAGGCGACCGTGGTGGCGGCCGGCCTGCTCCTCGTCTTCGGGGCGCTGTTCGCCTCCGCCGACGCCGCCTTCGCCGACCTGCTGGGCGACCTGGCCCCGAACGTCTCGCTCCCGTACGCGCCGCTGCGGGTCCTGCTCTTCCTGCTCGGCGTGGTCCTCGCGCTCGCCGTCGCCCGCACCGCCGCGGCTCCGCACCGCTGGGACCGGGTCAAGGTGGCCCCCGGCAAGGCGCGCTCGCGGGTCGAGTGGGGTCTGCCGCTGATCGTGCTCAACCTGCTCTTCGCCGGCTTCAACTCCGTGCAACTGGCCGTGCTGTTCGGCGGCTACCGCAAGGTTCTGGAGAGCACCGGACTCACCTACTCCGAGTACGCCCGCCAGGGGTTCTGGCAGCTCCTCTGGGCCACCGTGTTCGTCCTGGCGGTGATCGGGCTCGCCCTGCGATGGGCGCCGCGCGGCACCGCGGCCGACCGCCGCTTCGTCCGGTCCGTCCTGGGCACCCTGTGCCTGCTGACGCTGGTAGTGGTCGCCTCGGCGGTGCGCCGCATGGACCTGTACGTCGCCGCGTACGGGCTGACCAGGCTGCGGCTGTCGGTGGTCACCATGGAGCTGTGGCTCGGTCTGGTGATCGTGCTGCTCATGGCGGCCGGGGTCGCCGGAGGCCGCTGGCTGGCCCGCGCCGTGGTCGGCAGCGCCGCGCTGACGGTGTTGGCCTTCGGACTGCTGTCCCCGGACGGGATGGTCGCCGAGCGCAACGTGGCCCGGTTCGAGCAGGACGGGAAGATCGACCTGGCCTACTTCCGCTACCTGTCGGCGGACGCTGCGCCCGCCCTGGACCGGCTTCCGGAACCCCAGAGGTCCTGCGCCCTGCTCGGGATCCGCGACGACCTGCGCTCCGCGGGCGAGGCGCCCTGGTACGCCACGAGCCTCGGCGAGCGCCGCGCCCGCGAGGTGCTGCGCGAACGCCCGCTCGCGCCGTCGGCCCTCAAGGAGTGCGGTCGGCTCGGCGGGTTCGGCGCCCGCTCCGAGTAG
- a CDS encoding glycerophosphodiester phosphodiesterase family protein, producing MTELFSPAPRDVRVIAHRGASHEHPEHTLAAYRQAIADGADALECDVRLTADQRLVCVHDRRVERTSDGRGVVSEMTYEQLAALDFGGWKGEEHHGARVLLFEDLLKEALAADRPVGLAVETKHPTRAGGRLEAALVRMLKEHGLADGCGGRVEVMSFSRNALTRLHRLAPGLPSVYLIERRLRPVRPPFATHAGPGIDLVRRDPGLVGRLRAKGLRVRVWTVDEPEDVELCLRLGVDTIITNRPRQVREQLESLRTAGGASRA from the coding sequence ATGACTGAGCTGTTCTCCCCCGCCCCGCGCGACGTGCGGGTCATCGCCCATCGCGGGGCTTCCCACGAGCACCCCGAACACACCCTCGCCGCATACCGGCAGGCCATCGCCGACGGCGCGGACGCGCTGGAGTGCGACGTGCGGCTGACCGCCGACCAGCGGCTCGTCTGTGTGCACGACCGGCGGGTGGAGCGGACCTCCGACGGACGCGGCGTGGTCTCCGAGATGACCTACGAGCAGCTGGCCGCGCTCGACTTCGGCGGCTGGAAGGGCGAGGAGCACCACGGGGCACGGGTGCTCCTCTTCGAGGACCTGCTCAAGGAGGCGCTGGCCGCCGACCGGCCCGTCGGGCTGGCCGTCGAGACCAAGCACCCCACCCGGGCCGGCGGCCGGCTGGAGGCCGCGCTCGTGCGCATGCTCAAGGAGCACGGGCTCGCCGACGGCTGCGGCGGCCGCGTCGAGGTGATGAGCTTCTCCCGGAACGCCCTGACCCGTTTGCACCGGCTCGCGCCCGGGCTGCCCTCCGTGTACTTGATCGAGCGCAGGCTCCGGCCGGTCCGGCCGCCGTTCGCGACCCATGCGGGCCCGGGGATCGACCTCGTACGCCGCGATCCCGGGCTGGTGGGGCGGTTGCGGGCGAAGGGGCTGCGGGTGCGGGTGTGGACCGTGGACGAGCCGGAGGACGTCGAACTGTGCCTGCGGCTCGGGGTGGACACGATCATCACCAACCGCCCGCGTCAGGTCCGTGAGCAACTGGAATCGCTCCGGACGGCCGGCGGAGCGTCCCGCGCCTGA